The following are from one region of the Spirochaetae bacterium HGW-Spirochaetae-1 genome:
- a CDS encoding flavin reductase: MDHLTEIRPKDISDNIFKMVGSDWMLVSAGDRTGFNTMTASWGGFGILWHKNVCFIFIRPQRYTFEFIEKHDIFTLSFFSEDYRDVLKICGSCSGRDVDKIEKTGITPVFTDNGGIYFSEARTVMECRKIYYQDINPQNFLDAQIEENYPGRDYHRMYIGEILSCHVSR, from the coding sequence ATGGATCATTTAACTGAAATACGGCCGAAGGATATCAGTGACAATATCTTTAAAATGGTAGGATCGGACTGGATGCTGGTTTCTGCCGGAGACAGAACCGGCTTCAATACCATGACGGCATCGTGGGGCGGCTTTGGAATCCTCTGGCATAAAAACGTATGCTTTATATTTATCAGGCCGCAGAGATATACCTTTGAATTTATCGAAAAGCACGATATTTTTACTCTCTCCTTTTTTAGCGAGGACTACCGCGATGTACTGAAAATCTGCGGCTCCTGTTCCGGGAGAGATGTGGACAAAATAGAAAAAACAGGCATTACACCCGTCTTTACCGACAACGGGGGAATATATTTTTCTGAAGCCCGTACGGTTATGGAATGCCGCAAAATATATTATCAGGACATCAACCCGCAGAATTTCCTCGACGCTCAAATTGAAGAAAACTATCCGGGAAGGGACTATCACCGTATGTATATCGGGGAAATACTATCCTGTCATGTATCACGGTGA